GTCAGTCAAAGCGATGACATACGATAATTTTACAGGCGATCCTTTTATAAACTCCCTCAACACTGATAACGACACTAGGGGCGCATATCAAATATTAAAATGGGCGTATGATCAATATGAAGATGAATTAGTTTATTCATGTAGTTTTGGTGCAGAAAGTATGGTATTGATTGATTTAATCCATCAAATCAAACCGAATGCAAAAATTGTCTTTTTGGATACTGACCTACATTTTCAAGAAACATATAACTTAATTGATGAAGTAAAAGCAACATATCCTGAATTACGCATCGAAATGAAGAAACCTGATTTAACATTGGAAGAACAAGCTAACCGATATAACCCTGCGTTATGGAAAAATAATCCTAACCAATGTTGTTATATCAGAAAGATTAAACCACTTGAAGAGGTCTTATCTGGGGCTAAGGCTTGGGTATCAGGGCTGAGACGTGCACAATCTCCGACGAGAGCACATACTAATTTTATTAATAAAGATGAACGGTTTCATTCAATCAAAGTTTGTCCGCTTATATACTGGTCTGAAGACGATGTTTGGCAATATATTAAACAACATCAATTACCTTATAATGAATTGCATGACCATCATTATCCAAGTATTGGTTGTATTCCATGTACGTCACCAGTATTAGACTCTGAAGATTCTCGAGCAGGACGTTGGTCAAATTTTGATAAAACTGAATGCGGATTACATGTTCCTGACAAACCTTAAATAAGGTTAAAAATTTTATATACAAAACCTAGTATTCCGATAAGAATTTTGCAAAATGTAATAGCATTATATTTCGTTTACTCATTTAACAGTTTGCTACATAATTAAATTAATCGAATCTGGGAGCTAGGTCATGAATGGAACGTAAAGGAAAATAAATAACGCAGAGTTAACTATGACTGGATTGAACAAGTATGATGTTGAGGTCAAAATATAGGATAGATTGCAACATACGATACCCAGACTTTCAAATTTAGGATTGAAGACAAGAGGTGGAAAATAGTGAATATTAACATCACAAATAGTCCTTTCAATGAGGAACAAGCAAAACAACTTAATGAATTACTACCAACTTTAACACCTGAACAAAAGCTTTGGTTAAGTGGTTATTTAACAGCGAGTCAACAAGCTGAGACCAATGAATCAGTGACGTCGAATCAAATAGCACAACAAGACCAACAAACTGAAACAATGCTTGCTGATAAAGAACCTGAAGTTACACCAGAAACTCGTGCCATTACAATTTTATATGGGTCAGAGACAGGAAATGCCCAAAGTTTGGCAGAAATCTTTGAAGAACGTCTTGTAGATATGGGTAACAATGTGACCTTGAAATCTATGGAAGACATTAAACCTAAAGATATTAAAAAAGTTGAAGATTTATTTATAATCACATCGACACATGGCGAAGGTGATCCACCTGATAATGCTATTGAATTACATGAATACTTACATGGGCGTAAAGCACCGAAACTAGAAGGTGTGAGATTTTCTGTACTTGCTTTAGGTGATCAATCATACGAATATTTCTGTCAAGCTGGTAAAGATTTCGACTTTAAATTAGCCGAATTAGGCGCTGAGCGATTATATGATCGTGTAGATTGTGATATTGATTACGAAGAAGACGCTGAAAAATGGATGGCCAACGTCATTAATGCTATAGGCTCCAAACCCAAAGATACTGATAGTGAGCAGGTTGTAAGCGAATCGATTAAATCAGCAAAGGAGCGTAAATATTCAAAATCCAATCCATATGAAGCAGAAGTATTAGAAAACATCAACTTAAATGGTAGAGGATCTAATAAAGAAACAAGACATGTTGAATTATTATTAGATAATTTTGGAGAGGAATACGAACCAGGTGATTGTATTGTGGTATTACCACAAAATGATCCGTCTATTGTTGAATTATTAATCAGCACATTAGGATGGGATTACGAAGAGCAGGTACTTATCAATGAAGATGGTGATACATTAAACCTTGAAGAGGCATTAACATCGCATTTTGAAATTACTAAACTAACGAAACCATTATTAGAGAATGCAGCAGTACTATTTGATAACGATGAATTAAAAAAAAACGTTCAAGATAAAGCATGGGTTCAAAATTATATCGAAGGACGAGACCTTATCGATTTATTAAATGATTTTGATACGACTGAACTTCAACCCGATAACCTATATCAACTATTGAGAAAGTTACCACCTAGAGAATACTCTATTTCAAGTAGTTATAAAGCGACACCTGATGAAGTACATATTACAGTTGGTGCGGTAAGATACCATTCTCATGGTCGAGATCGAACAGGTGTCTGCTCAGTTCAATTTGCAGAACGTGTGCAACCCGGCGATACGGTACCGATTTATTTAAAACGTAATCCAAACTTTAAATTTCCACAAGAAAGTGAAGTGCCAGTCATCATGATTGGACCTGGTACAGGCGTCGCACCTTTCAGAAGTTATATGCAGGAAAGAGAAGAGTTAGGATTTAAAGGTAATACTTGGTTGTTCTTTGGTGAACAACATTTTACAACGGATTTTCTATATCAAACAGATTGGCAAGAATGGTTAGATAAAGGTTATTTATCAAAGCTGGATGTTGCATTTTCTAGAGATACTGAGCATAAAGTGTATGTGCAACACCGTATATTAGAAAATAGTAAGCAGTTTAATGAATGGATACAAAATGGTGCCGCGATTTTCGTATGTGGGGACGAAAAGCAAATGGCTAAAGATGTACACCAAACAATTAAGGAAGTATTGATGAAAGAACAAAACTTATCCGACGAAGATGCTGAAGCGTATCTTAAGCAAATGAAGAGAGAGAAAAGATATCAAAGAGACGTCTATTAACAAGAAAGGGTGTCAAACATGGTTAAATCAAATCAAAAACTGTCAGAAGAATTAGATGATCATCTAGATCAAATGGAATATTTGAAGGCAGATAGCCAGTATTTGAGAGGAACCATCGAACAAGGGTTAGCTAATCCTATTACTGGTGCGATTTCTCAAGATGATGCGAAGTTATTAAAGTTTCATGGTAGTTATATGCAAGATGATAGAGAGCTAAGAGATGAACGACGTAAGCAGAAATTAGAACCTGCTTATAGTTTTATGATTCGTGTTCGTGTTCCAGGTGGCAAAGCTACGCCAGAACAATGGATTGCCATGGATGATATTTCCAATCAATATGCTAACCACACCATCAAATTGACAACGCGTCAAGCATTCCAATTTCATGGTATTTTAAAACGAAATTTAAAACAATCTATGAAAGATATTAATCAATCTGTACTCGATTCGATTGCGGCCTGTGGTGACGTTAACCGAAATACAATGTGTAATCCCAATCCATATCAATCTAAAGTACATGCTGAAGTAAATGATTATGCTACAGCTATTAGCAATCATTTACTTCCTAGTACAGGTGCATATCATGAAATATGGTTAGACGGTGAGAAAGTATTAGATTCAAGTGAAGAATCAGAACCCATTTATGGAAGTACCTATTTACCTCGAAAGTTTAAAATTGGTATTGCAGTACCCCCGTCTAATGATATTGATGTTTACTCCCAAGACATTGGTTTGATTGCCATTATTGAGCAAGGTGAATTAATAGGCTTTAACATTACTATCGGTGGTGGTATGGGTATGACGCATGGTAATAAAGAGACATACCCTCAGTTAGGTCGATTAATTGGTTTCATTCCTAAAGACCAAGCGGTTGATGTGTGTGAAAAACTATTAACGATTCAACGAGATTATGGTAATAGAGAAAATCGAAAAAATGCACGTTTTAAATATACTGTTGATCGTTTAGGTGAAGCCTGGGTGACTGAAGAGCTAAATCGACGCTTAGGTTGGGAGATTGAGCCTGAAAAAGATTATGAGTTTGACCATAATGGCGATCGTCTTGGATGGATAGAGGGTGAGAATAATTGGAACTATACGCTATTTATTCAAAACGGACGTGTAAAAGATACTGAAGATTATCAACTTAAAACAGCACTTCGTGAAATTGCAGAGACACATACTGGAGATTTCAGATTGTCACCTAATCAAAATTTGGTCATTGCTAACATTTCTCCAGAAAAGAAAAACGACATACAACAAATTATAGATAAATATCAACTTACAGATGGTACTTATTATACTGGATTAAGACGTAATTCAATGGCTTGTGTAGCATTTCCTACATGTGGTCTTGCTATGGCAGAATCAGAACGTTATTTACCTTCACTCATTTCTAAAATTGAAAATTTACTTGATGAAGCGGGTGTTCAAGAAGAAGACATTACGATTCGAATGACAGGCTGTCCAAACGGTTGTGCTCGACCAGCTTTAGCAGAAATTGCATTTATCGGTAAAGCACCAGGAAAATACAATATGTATTTAGGTGGTGGATTTAAAGGGGAAAGACTCAATAAATTATATAAAGAAAATA
The DNA window shown above is from Staphylococcus sp. M0911 and carries:
- a CDS encoding phosphoadenylyl-sulfate reductase encodes the protein MSVKAMTYDNFTGDPFINSLNTDNDTRGAYQILKWAYDQYEDELVYSCSFGAESMVLIDLIHQIKPNAKIVFLDTDLHFQETYNLIDEVKATYPELRIEMKKPDLTLEEQANRYNPALWKNNPNQCCYIRKIKPLEEVLSGAKAWVSGLRRAQSPTRAHTNFINKDERFHSIKVCPLIYWSEDDVWQYIKQHQLPYNELHDHHYPSIGCIPCTSPVLDSEDSRAGRWSNFDKTECGLHVPDKP
- a CDS encoding assimilatory sulfite reductase (NADPH) flavoprotein subunit, whose protein sequence is MNINITNSPFNEEQAKQLNELLPTLTPEQKLWLSGYLTASQQAETNESVTSNQIAQQDQQTETMLADKEPEVTPETRAITILYGSETGNAQSLAEIFEERLVDMGNNVTLKSMEDIKPKDIKKVEDLFIITSTHGEGDPPDNAIELHEYLHGRKAPKLEGVRFSVLALGDQSYEYFCQAGKDFDFKLAELGAERLYDRVDCDIDYEEDAEKWMANVINAIGSKPKDTDSEQVVSESIKSAKERKYSKSNPYEAEVLENINLNGRGSNKETRHVELLLDNFGEEYEPGDCIVVLPQNDPSIVELLISTLGWDYEEQVLINEDGDTLNLEEALTSHFEITKLTKPLLENAAVLFDNDELKKNVQDKAWVQNYIEGRDLIDLLNDFDTTELQPDNLYQLLRKLPPREYSISSSYKATPDEVHITVGAVRYHSHGRDRTGVCSVQFAERVQPGDTVPIYLKRNPNFKFPQESEVPVIMIGPGTGVAPFRSYMQEREELGFKGNTWLFFGEQHFTTDFLYQTDWQEWLDKGYLSKLDVAFSRDTEHKVYVQHRILENSKQFNEWIQNGAAIFVCGDEKQMAKDVHQTIKEVLMKEQNLSDEDAEAYLKQMKREKRYQRDVY
- a CDS encoding NADPH-dependent assimilatory sulfite reductase hemoprotein subunit; translation: MVKSNQKLSEELDDHLDQMEYLKADSQYLRGTIEQGLANPITGAISQDDAKLLKFHGSYMQDDRELRDERRKQKLEPAYSFMIRVRVPGGKATPEQWIAMDDISNQYANHTIKLTTRQAFQFHGILKRNLKQSMKDINQSVLDSIAACGDVNRNTMCNPNPYQSKVHAEVNDYATAISNHLLPSTGAYHEIWLDGEKVLDSSEESEPIYGSTYLPRKFKIGIAVPPSNDIDVYSQDIGLIAIIEQGELIGFNITIGGGMGMTHGNKETYPQLGRLIGFIPKDQAVDVCEKLLTIQRDYGNRENRKNARFKYTVDRLGEAWVTEELNRRLGWEIEPEKDYEFDHNGDRLGWIEGENNWNYTLFIQNGRVKDTEDYQLKTALREIAETHTGDFRLSPNQNLVIANISPEKKNDIQQIIDKYQLTDGTYYTGLRRNSMACVAFPTCGLAMAESERYLPSLISKIENLLDEAGVQEEDITIRMTGCPNGCARPALAEIAFIGKAPGKYNMYLGGGFKGERLNKLYKENIDENEILQTLRPLLIQYGKEKLPNEHFGDFVIRTGVVSKVNDGRDFHS